A region of the Chloroflexota bacterium genome:
AACTCTTCATTTGGACGTTCCTCTCTTGACTCTACGCCGATCCCACGCGGCGCGCACTGGGTGGCTTGAGTGCATTAAGAAACAACTTGACCGCCGCCAGGCCGGCGATGCCTAATGCTATGAGCCAGTTGAGCACAAAACACGTGTTCTTGGCATAATGCTTGCGGTGAAAGACCCACATCGAGCGGTAGAAGTGGTAGATCATCTCCGTGCTACGCTGCTTCATGGACTCACCCTTGTAATGGGTAACGACTACCGCTGGGTAGTAGAGTACCTTCCAACCCTGGTCCTTCTTGATGCGGTAACATAAGTCCAGGTCCTCGCCGAAGGCGTAGAAATCCTCATCCATGAGCCCCACCCCCGCTAAAGCCTCGCGGCGTATCATCATACAGGCGCCAACTACAGAGTCCACTTCTGCGGGCTCATCTGGGTCGAGGTATCCGAGGTTATAGCGGTTGAACCTCCGGCTCTTAGGAAAAAGGCGGCTCAAGCCCGTCAGTCGCCAGAAAGCCACTTCTGGGGTGGGAAAACTGCGCCGACAGGCCAGGTCTAGGCTGCCATCAGGGCGAACGAGTTTTGGACCTACTACTCCTGCTTCTGGGTGTGCATCCATATAGGTGATGAGGTCGTGGAGAGCCGTTGGAGGCACGATCGTGTCAGGGTTCAGGAGCATCTGATAGCGACCCGTCGCCTCCCGCAGGCCCAGATTATTTGCGTAGGCGTACCCACCATTGATATCACTGCGAATGGTCTTGACCAGGGGGAACTCGGTGATGACCATCTCGGCGCTGCCGTCGGTGGAGCAGTTGTCCACGACGATAACCTCATAGGTAAAATCGCCCCGGCTGGCGAAAATGGAGTTCAAACAATCGCGCAGGAGATCGCGGGTGTTATAGTTGACAATGATTATGGAGAGATCTTTGCTCATCAGACGAACTGGGATCCATTTCTGACAAATAGCATGGTGGACGATAGGTGTAAATTTATTTTAACCCGGAAAAAGGGGGAGTCAAAAGCGCATTAGGACTACATTTTGGGCAAGGAGTGGGATCTGGCGGGGGCTGCCCCCGCCGCCCTTTGGCGGCCATTATACGAACAAATGTTCGAAAAGTCAAATGGTTATGTTTAGTATTTTAAGGTTGTGCGGGTATATCGGGGCAGCAAACCAGCTGAGGCTGGGTTCACAGGAGTGAACGGGTGGCGGTTCGCCGATGTTGTCTGCGCCACCATAGCCCGACAGGATAGCCTACCATCTTTGCTATGTCCCCGCTCACCCGGATAATGGGCACCAGGGCCAAGGCGGCGATTTTCTCGGCGACGCTCCGTCCGCGTAACATCGGCCATAGGCGCTTGTAAGGGGTGTAGAACACACCCAATCCACCCAAAATGAGCGTCAGCAGCCATCGAGGGTTTCCTGCGCTTAAGATGAGGAGGGCGGGCAGGGC
Encoded here:
- a CDS encoding glycosyltransferase family 2 protein; its protein translation is MSKDLSIIIVNYNTRDLLRDCLNSIFASRGDFTYEVIVVDNCSTDGSAEMVITEFPLVKTIRSDINGGYAYANNLGLREATGRYQMLLNPDTIVPPTALHDLITYMDAHPEAGVVGPKLVRPDGSLDLACRRSFPTPEVAFWRLTGLSRLFPKSRRFNRYNLGYLDPDEPAEVDSVVGACMMIRREALAGVGLMDEDFYAFGEDLDLCYRIKKDQGWKVLYYPAVVVTHYKGESMKQRSTEMIYHFYRSMWVFHRKHYAKNTCFVLNWLIALGIAGLAAVKLFLNALKPPSARRVGSA